A single window of Sphingobium sp. SCG-1 DNA harbors:
- the alaS gene encoding alanine--tRNA ligase, whose product MTSTNDIRRSFLDYFAGTGHTPVASASLVPHNDPTLMFVNAGMVPFKNVFTGLEKRPYSKATSSQKCVRAGGKHNDLDNVGYTARHHTFFEMLGNFSFGDYFKEQAITHAWTLLTKEWGLDPNRLTATVYHTDDEAFDLWKKIAGLPEERIIRIPTKDNFWAMGDSGPCGPCSEIFFDHGDHIWGGPPGSPEEDGDRFVEIWNLVFMQYEQEANEIVSELPRPSIDTGMGLERIAAVMQGVHDNYDTDTFKALIAESGAISRTSTDGAHKASHRVIADHLRSAGFLIADGVLPANEGRGYVLRRIMRRAMRHAHIIGAKDPLMYRLVGSLVSEMGGAFPELVRAQPLIEETLLREETRFRQTLEKGLRLLEDATSDLDEGATLPGETAFKLYDTYGFPYDLTEDALRSRGLSVDRSGFDAAMAEQKAAARAAWKGSGDKASDDIWYDIADSEGGTEFTGYISTQGEGQVVAIVKEGSKADSASAGESVVILTNQTPFYGESGGQSGDAGTISGANGFVATVDDTGKPLGRLHAHFAKVDAGSIKVGDTVHLSVDADRRDRVRANHSATHLLHAALRHRLGSHVTQKGSMVSADRLRFDFSHPEALTSAQIAQVEADVNAQIRHNEEVTTRLMTPDDAVAAGAMALFGEKYGDEVRVLSMGKGDDMHYSVELCGGTHVRATGDIALFKIISESAVSSGIRRIEALTGEAARLWLIDRDERLRQAAATLRTAPDDVPARIAALVEQSRKLERELADAKKALALGGGGTKAAAGPEQVGNVAFLGQVIQGLDPKELRGLIDQNKAMMGSGVSAIIAVLDGRASIAVGVTGDLAPAISAVDLVKVGVEALGGKGGGGRPDMAQGGGPEGDKAADALQAVKNALAAVPAL is encoded by the coding sequence ATGACATCGACCAATGACATCCGCCGCTCTTTCCTGGATTATTTCGCGGGCACCGGGCACACCCCCGTCGCGTCGGCGTCGCTGGTCCCGCACAATGATCCGACGCTGATGTTCGTCAATGCGGGCATGGTGCCGTTCAAGAACGTGTTCACAGGCCTCGAAAAGCGCCCTTACAGCAAGGCCACATCCAGTCAGAAATGCGTGCGTGCGGGCGGCAAGCATAACGATCTGGATAATGTCGGTTATACGGCGCGGCATCATACCTTTTTCGAAATGCTCGGAAATTTCAGCTTCGGGGACTATTTTAAAGAACAGGCGATCACGCACGCCTGGACGTTGCTGACGAAGGAATGGGGGCTTGATCCCAATCGTTTGACGGCGACCGTCTATCACACCGATGACGAAGCCTTCGACCTTTGGAAGAAGATCGCGGGCTTGCCCGAAGAGCGCATCATCCGGATTCCGACCAAGGACAATTTTTGGGCGATGGGTGACAGCGGACCCTGTGGGCCGTGTTCGGAAATCTTCTTCGACCATGGCGACCATATATGGGGCGGCCCGCCGGGATCGCCGGAAGAAGATGGCGACAGGTTTGTCGAAATCTGGAACCTCGTCTTCATGCAGTATGAGCAGGAAGCGAACGAGATCGTCTCCGAACTGCCGCGCCCCAGTATCGACACCGGCATGGGGCTGGAGCGGATCGCGGCCGTCATGCAGGGCGTGCATGACAATTACGACACCGACACGTTCAAGGCGCTGATCGCGGAAAGCGGCGCGATTTCGCGGACCTCGACCGATGGCGCGCACAAGGCCAGCCATCGCGTGATCGCCGACCATCTGCGCTCCGCAGGGTTCCTGATCGCGGATGGTGTGCTGCCTGCCAATGAAGGGCGAGGCTATGTGCTGCGGCGGATCATGCGCCGGGCGATGCGACATGCGCATATCATCGGCGCAAAGGACCCGTTGATGTATCGGCTGGTCGGCAGCCTCGTCAGCGAAATGGGCGGCGCTTTCCCTGAGCTGGTTCGCGCGCAACCGCTGATCGAGGAAACGCTGCTGCGCGAGGAGACGCGGTTCCGGCAGACGCTGGAGAAGGGACTGCGGCTGCTGGAGGATGCGACGTCGGACCTGGACGAAGGTGCGACGCTGCCCGGCGAGACGGCGTTCAAGCTCTATGACACTTATGGTTTTCCCTATGACCTGACCGAGGATGCGTTGCGTTCGCGTGGCCTGTCTGTGGATCGTTCAGGCTTCGATGCGGCAATGGCGGAGCAGAAGGCTGCGGCGCGGGCGGCCTGGAAAGGCTCAGGCGACAAGGCTTCGGACGACATCTGGTACGACATCGCTGATAGCGAGGGCGGAACCGAATTTACCGGCTACATCTCGACGCAGGGCGAGGGGCAGGTGGTTGCGATCGTGAAAGAGGGCAGCAAGGCCGACAGCGCTTCCGCCGGTGAGAGCGTCGTGATTCTTACCAACCAGACGCCCTTTTACGGCGAAAGTGGTGGCCAGAGTGGCGATGCGGGCACTATCTCGGGCGCGAACGGCTTCGTCGCGACGGTGGATGACACGGGCAAGCCTCTCGGCCGCCTGCACGCCCATTTCGCGAAGGTGGACGCGGGCAGCATCAAGGTTGGCGATACCGTCCATCTCTCGGTGGATGCTGATCGTCGCGACCGAGTGCGCGCAAATCATAGCGCGACTCACCTGCTGCACGCAGCCTTGCGGCATCGCCTGGGCAGTCATGTCACGCAGAAGGGCAGCATGGTGTCTGCCGATCGGTTGCGCTTCGATTTCTCGCATCCCGAAGCACTGACGTCAGCGCAGATCGCGCAGGTCGAGGCCGATGTGAATGCGCAGATCCGGCATAATGAGGAAGTGACGACGCGCCTGATGACGCCCGACGACGCGGTTGCGGCTGGCGCGATGGCGCTGTTCGGGGAGAAATATGGCGACGAGGTTCGCGTGCTGTCGATGGGGAAGGGCGACGACATGCATTATTCCGTCGAGCTTTGTGGCGGTACGCATGTCCGCGCGACAGGCGATATCGCGCTGTTCAAGATCATTTCCGAAAGCGCAGTGTCCAGCGGTATTCGCCGGATCGAGGCACTGACCGGCGAAGCGGCGCGGCTGTGGCTGATCGATCGCGATGAGCGCTTGCGGCAGGCGGCGGCTACGCTGCGCACCGCGCCCGATGATGTACCTGCGCGGATTGCGGCGCTGGTCGAGCAGAGCCGCAAGCTGGAGCGCGAACTGGCCGATGCGAAGAAGGCGCTTGCCTTGGGTGGCGGTGGGACGAAGGCTGCGGCTGGACCCGAGCAGGTCGGTAATGTCGCGTTCCTCGGCCAAGTCATTCAGGGTCTCGACCCCAAGGAATTGCGCGGCCTGATTGACCAGAACAAGGCGATGATGGGCAGCGGCGTGTCCGCAATCATCGCTGTGCTCGACGGGCGCGCCAGCATCGCGGTGGGCGTGACCGGTGATCTGGCCCCGGCGATCAGCGCCGTGGACCTGGTGAAAGTGGGTGTCGAAGCCTTGGGCGGGAAGGGCGGCGGTGGCCGTCCTGACATGGCGCAGGGCGGTGGTCCCGAGGGCGACAAGGCGGCGGATGCGTTGCAGGCTGTGAAGAATGCGCTGGCGGCGGTGCCTGCGCTGTAA